One segment of Synchiropus splendidus isolate RoL2022-P1 chromosome 4, RoL_Sspl_1.0, whole genome shotgun sequence DNA contains the following:
- the plekha5 gene encoding pleckstrin homology domain-containing family A member 5 isoform X15, protein MAADPQPDWLSCLPSSWSYGVTRDGRIFFINEEAKSTTWLHPVTGEAVITGHRKTPDLPTGWEEGYTFEGARCFIK, encoded by the exons ATGGCGGCGGACCCTCAGCCGGACTGGCTCTCCTGCCTCCCCTCCTCCTGGAGTTATGGGGTGACTCGGGATGGACGGATATTCTTCATCAA CGAAGAAGCCAAGAGTACAACCTGGCTGCATCCTGTTACCGGAGAAGCTGTGATCACTGGTCACAGAAAAACTCCGG ATTTACCAACAGGATGGGAGGAAGGATACACGTTCGAAGGCGCCCGCTGCTTCATCAA GTAA
- the plekha5 gene encoding pleckstrin homology domain-containing family A member 5 isoform X14 codes for MAADPQPDWLSCLPSSWSYGVTRDGRIFFINEEAKSTTWLHPVTGEAVITGHRKTPDLPTGWEEGYTFEGARCFINWH; via the exons ATGGCGGCGGACCCTCAGCCGGACTGGCTCTCCTGCCTCCCCTCCTCCTGGAGTTATGGGGTGACTCGGGATGGACGGATATTCTTCATCAA CGAAGAAGCCAAGAGTACAACCTGGCTGCATCCTGTTACCGGAGAAGCTGTGATCACTGGTCACAGAAAAACTCCGG ATTTACCAACAGGATGGGAGGAAGGATACACGTTCGAAGGCGCCCGCTGCTTCATCAA CTGGCATTGA
- the plekha5 gene encoding pleckstrin homology domain-containing family A member 5 isoform X12, with the protein MAADPQPDWLSCLPSSWSYGVTRDGRIFFINEEAKSTTWLHPVTGEAVITGHRKTPDLPTGWEEGYTFEGARCFINKDQVAQGHPQPSD; encoded by the exons ATGGCGGCGGACCCTCAGCCGGACTGGCTCTCCTGCCTCCCCTCCTCCTGGAGTTATGGGGTGACTCGGGATGGACGGATATTCTTCATCAA CGAAGAAGCCAAGAGTACAACCTGGCTGCATCCTGTTACCGGAGAAGCTGTGATCACTGGTCACAGAAAAACTCCGG ATTTACCAACAGGATGGGAGGAAGGATACACGTTCGAAGGCGCCCGCTGCTTCATCAA CAAAGATCAGGTGGCCCAGGGCCATCCACAGCCTTCTGACTGA
- the plekha5 gene encoding pleckstrin homology domain-containing family A member 5 isoform X11 has product MAADPQPDWLSCLPSSWSYGVTRDGRIFFINEEAKSTTWLHPVTGEAVITGHRKTPDLPTGWEEGYTFEGARCFINCSKDQVAQGHPQPSD; this is encoded by the exons ATGGCGGCGGACCCTCAGCCGGACTGGCTCTCCTGCCTCCCCTCCTCCTGGAGTTATGGGGTGACTCGGGATGGACGGATATTCTTCATCAA CGAAGAAGCCAAGAGTACAACCTGGCTGCATCCTGTTACCGGAGAAGCTGTGATCACTGGTCACAGAAAAACTCCGG ATTTACCAACAGGATGGGAGGAAGGATACACGTTCGAAGGCGCCCGCTGCTTCATCAA TTGCAGCAAAGATCAGGTGGCCCAGGGCCATCCACAGCCTTCTGACTGA
- the plekha5 gene encoding pleckstrin homology domain-containing family A member 5 isoform X16: MAADPQPDWLSCLPSSWSYGVTRDGRIFFINEEAKSTTWLHPVTGEAVITGHRKTPDLPTGWEEGYTFEGARCFIK; encoded by the exons ATGGCGGCGGACCCTCAGCCGGACTGGCTCTCCTGCCTCCCCTCCTCCTGGAGTTATGGGGTGACTCGGGATGGACGGATATTCTTCATCAA CGAAGAAGCCAAGAGTACAACCTGGCTGCATCCTGTTACCGGAGAAGCTGTGATCACTGGTCACAGAAAAACTCCGG ATTTACCAACAGGATGGGAGGAAGGATACACGTTCGAAGGCGCCCGCTGCTTCATCAA